Proteins from a genomic interval of Pseudomonas paeninsulae:
- a CDS encoding ATPase, with translation MRNDAHDELDHVPSLTTDQSDRDYLDTGHQEPDARTPSRAAADAPKAAKAGKAPKAPKAGSTGALWALVGALSIAFCGLGWWSFQQISLMEQQLVATQESFARISEEATGRIQDISGKVVATESTVTSGSESLKLQVKQLETKLLELSKQQQGVAGQQSGQDKRIEQLAAELKTQQGATGNFDGSLKSLSNEQVALKKAQAALQAEQASLKTAQTGSAKLDGQLQNLNDEIAALKRAGNSNQAIGRLEQDLLVLRSELDNRPAAKSNTAEFDAFRAQMTRNISTLQGQIQNLQQQIDAR, from the coding sequence ATGCGTAACGATGCCCACGACGAACTCGATCATGTGCCCAGTCTGACCACCGATCAGAGTGATCGTGATTATTTGGATACGGGTCACCAGGAGCCCGACGCGCGGACGCCATCCCGCGCCGCGGCGGATGCGCCCAAAGCAGCCAAAGCAGGCAAAGCCCCGAAAGCTCCCAAGGCAGGCAGCACTGGCGCGCTGTGGGCCTTGGTCGGCGCCCTGTCTATCGCCTTCTGTGGGCTGGGCTGGTGGAGTTTTCAACAGATCAGCCTGATGGAGCAGCAGTTGGTGGCCACCCAGGAAAGCTTCGCGCGTATCAGCGAGGAGGCTACCGGGCGTATCCAGGATATCAGCGGCAAGGTAGTGGCTACCGAATCCACGGTCACCAGCGGCAGTGAATCGCTCAAGCTGCAAGTCAAACAGCTGGAAACTAAACTGCTCGAACTGAGCAAGCAGCAGCAGGGCGTGGCCGGTCAGCAGAGCGGACAGGACAAGCGCATCGAGCAGTTGGCAGCCGAGCTGAAGACTCAGCAAGGCGCGACTGGCAACTTCGATGGCAGCCTGAAGAGCCTGAGCAATGAGCAGGTCGCGCTGAAAAAAGCCCAGGCGGCATTGCAAGCCGAGCAGGCATCCTTGAAAACCGCGCAAACCGGGTCGGCCAAGCTCGACGGGCAACTGCAAAACTTGAATGACGAGATTGCGGCGCTGAAAAGGGCTGGCAATTCGAATCAGGCCATCGGCCGCCTGGAGCAGGATCTGCTGGTGTTGCGCAGCGAACTGGACAATCGTCCGGCGGCGAAAAGCAACACGGCCGAGTTCGATGCCTTCCGTGCGCAGATGACCCGCAATATCAGCACCCTGCAAGGCCAGATCCAGAACCTGCAGCAGCAAATCGACGCGCGCTGA
- a CDS encoding DUF4344 domain-containing metallopeptidase produces MATEEPPPEALRSDSARFVAVNTAFTLAHEMGHLLIAELNLPVLGREEDAADQLGFISLFLANGRQRDADFYAKLLDIADYWRLEWQRAKPEHEEVYAWASHGLDAQRFYNLACLIYGSDPDRLEWVPKLTGLPMERALYCDQEYAQVRKALAWVEQQHGRRPGESLGHRIQVIYEPPSLRPEESQRLLEQIRSSGEVEAIAARASDTYHLPRDLVLRLASCGAPDAWYSRTGGELVLCYERLAHFQLLAVQLPRLRQAAIQACDSCRKP; encoded by the coding sequence ATGGCCACTGAAGAACCGCCACCGGAAGCGCTGCGCAGCGACAGCGCACGTTTCGTCGCCGTGAATACCGCGTTCACCCTAGCGCACGAAATGGGCCATCTGCTGATCGCCGAACTGAATCTTCCGGTGCTCGGCCGCGAGGAGGATGCCGCCGATCAACTCGGCTTCATCAGCCTGTTCCTCGCCAACGGGCGTCAGCGCGACGCCGACTTCTACGCCAAATTGCTGGACATCGCCGATTACTGGCGGCTGGAGTGGCAACGGGCGAAACCGGAGCATGAGGAAGTGTACGCCTGGGCCAGCCATGGTCTCGATGCCCAGCGCTTCTACAATCTGGCCTGCCTGATCTACGGCAGCGATCCGGATCGGCTGGAATGGGTGCCCAAGCTGACCGGTCTGCCAATGGAACGCGCGCTCTACTGCGACCAGGAATATGCCCAGGTGCGCAAGGCGCTGGCCTGGGTCGAGCAACAACACGGCCGCCGCCCCGGCGAGTCGCTTGGCCATCGCATCCAGGTGATCTACGAGCCGCCGAGCCTGCGCCCGGAAGAGAGTCAGCGCCTGCTCGAACAGATCCGCAGCTCTGGCGAAGTGGAGGCCATCGCCGCCCGCGCCAGCGATACTTACCACCTGCCCCGTGATCTGGTGCTGCGCCTGGCCAGTTGTGGTGCGCCAGACGCCTGGTACAGCCGCACCGGCGGCGAGCTGGTGCTGTGCTACGAACGCCTGGCGCATTTTCAGCTGCTCGCCGTGCAGTTACCGCGCCTGCGCCAGGCGGCCATCCAAGCCTGCGACAGCTGTCGCAAGCCGTAG
- a CDS encoding nuclear transport factor 2 family protein, producing the protein MNHPNAELISHFYQAFQQRDAEAMAACYAEDVRFSDPVFEDLRGREAADMWRMLTARAQNFSLTFDHVQADERQGSAQWVATYLFSQTGNTVVNRIDAHFVFRDGKIAEHRDHFDLWRWARQSLGMKGLLLGWAPPVQNAIHRQAAKGLAQFRASR; encoded by the coding sequence ATGAATCACCCCAACGCCGAACTCATCAGCCATTTCTACCAGGCCTTCCAGCAGCGTGACGCCGAGGCGATGGCGGCGTGCTATGCCGAGGATGTACGCTTCAGCGATCCGGTGTTCGAGGATTTGCGTGGCCGCGAAGCGGCGGACATGTGGCGCATGTTGACGGCGCGGGCGCAGAATTTTTCGCTGACCTTCGACCATGTCCAGGCGGACGAGCGGCAGGGCAGTGCGCAGTGGGTGGCGACCTACCTGTTCAGCCAGACCGGCAATACGGTGGTCAACCGCATCGATGCCCACTTCGTCTTTCGCGACGGCAAGATCGCTGAGCACCGCGACCATTTCGACCTGTGGCGTTGGGCGCGCCAGTCCTTGGGTATGAAAGGGCTGCTGCTGGGTTGGGCGCCGCCGGTGCAGAACGCCATTCACCGTCAGGCGGCCAAGGGCTTGGCGCAGTTCAGGGCCTCTCGATAA
- the yjeH gene encoding L-methionine/branched-chain amino acid transporter — protein MSRLNQELGLLQGIGLLSTSLLGTGIFVVPALAATAAGEASLWAWMILIALVLPIAFTFAQLGRHYPHAGGAPHLIGRAFGPRMERLSAWLFLAVLPVGLPAALNIASGFWQAVVDLDRGQALAIQLATLGAILLLGQRPAKASGLVQGLIAVAIVGSVGLIWWVGDLPRASQPLLPPIEGSWHLLPAALGVMFWCFVGIEAFTHMGEEFKRPERDFPLALLLGVLLAGLVYWACSVAVLSFQAYGNVHSDAASLPRLFDLLLGEQARWLIALVGYLACFASMNVYIQGFSRLIWSLADEGKLPARLAQRNHHGVPARALLLVVLSCALCASLAGLFNLSVDDLIRYANGNFVVIYLLSMAAGWVLLRGVWRWLAGFSALLCALVLSMLGVDAWYALGLLAVLAALDYLRNPPMQAAKVT, from the coding sequence ATGAGCCGCCTGAACCAAGAACTGGGCCTACTGCAGGGCATTGGCCTGCTGAGCACCTCGCTGCTGGGCACCGGTATTTTCGTCGTGCCGGCACTGGCCGCCACCGCGGCGGGCGAGGCTTCGTTGTGGGCCTGGATGATCCTCATCGCCCTGGTCCTGCCGATCGCCTTCACCTTCGCCCAACTGGGCCGGCACTACCCCCATGCCGGCGGTGCGCCGCACCTGATCGGCCGCGCTTTCGGCCCGCGCATGGAGCGCCTCAGCGCCTGGCTGTTCCTCGCCGTGCTGCCAGTCGGCTTGCCAGCGGCACTGAATATCGCCAGCGGTTTCTGGCAGGCGGTGGTCGACTTGGATCGCGGCCAGGCGCTGGCGATCCAGCTCGCCACCCTCGGCGCCATCCTGCTGCTCGGCCAGCGTCCGGCCAAGGCCTCGGGGCTGGTGCAAGGCCTGATCGCCGTGGCTATCGTCGGCAGTGTCGGCCTGATCTGGTGGGTCGGCGACTTGCCGCGTGCCAGCCAACCGCTGCTGCCGCCCATCGAAGGCTCCTGGCACCTGCTTCCCGCTGCGCTGGGGGTGATGTTCTGGTGTTTCGTCGGCATCGAGGCTTTCACCCACATGGGCGAGGAATTCAAGCGCCCCGAGCGCGACTTCCCCCTGGCCCTGCTGCTCGGCGTACTGCTCGCCGGCCTGGTGTACTGGGCCTGTTCGGTCGCGGTGCTGAGCTTTCAGGCGTACGGCAATGTGCACAGCGACGCCGCCTCGCTGCCGCGCCTGTTCGACCTGTTGCTGGGCGAGCAAGCGCGCTGGCTGATCGCGCTGGTCGGCTACCTGGCCTGCTTCGCCTCGATGAACGTCTATATCCAGGGCTTCTCCCGGCTGATCTGGAGCCTGGCCGACGAAGGCAAGCTGCCAGCCCGCCTGGCCCAGCGCAATCACCACGGCGTACCGGCCCGCGCCCTGCTGCTGGTGGTTCTGAGCTGCGCCCTGTGCGCCAGCCTGGCCGGTCTGTTCAACCTCTCGGTGGACGACTTGATCCGCTACGCCAACGGCAACTTCGTGGTCATCTACCTGCTGAGCATGGCCGCCGGCTGGGTGCTGCTGCGCGGCGTCTGGCGCTGGCTCGCCGGTTTCAGCGCGCTGCTCTGCGCCCTGGTGCTGTCGATGCTCGGCGTGGATGCCTGGTATGCCCTGGGGCTATTGGCCGTACTGGCCGCACTCGATTACCTGCGCAACCCGCCCATGCAGGCGGCAAAGGTGACCTGA
- the pcsA gene encoding phosphatidylcholine synthase: MNVILLSASKAKAWGAHAVTSSGVILALLALLAVLDGRPQVCLLWLGLALLVDGLDGTLARKFDVKVVLPHFDGSTLDLVIDYLTYAFIPAIFVYRFIPLPEYTLLLSVGVILLSSLFCFCNLNMKSKDNYFVGFPAAWNVVIVYLYLLDFDPWLSLATIVLLSGLTLTKMKFLHPFRVKQFMPLNIGVTLVWMSACALLIVQYPLNQTWLLAVWGLASVYFVGICLWRTAREWFA, from the coding sequence ATGAATGTAATATTGCTGTCCGCAAGCAAAGCCAAGGCTTGGGGCGCGCATGCCGTCACCTCTAGCGGGGTGATTCTGGCGTTGCTGGCCTTGTTGGCTGTACTCGATGGTCGGCCGCAGGTCTGCCTGCTCTGGTTGGGATTGGCATTGCTGGTCGATGGCCTGGACGGCACCCTGGCCCGCAAATTCGACGTCAAGGTGGTGTTGCCGCACTTCGATGGATCGACCCTGGACCTGGTGATCGACTACCTCACCTATGCATTCATCCCGGCGATCTTCGTGTACCGCTTCATCCCCCTACCCGAATACACCCTGCTGCTCTCGGTCGGAGTGATCCTGCTGTCGTCGTTGTTCTGCTTCTGCAACCTCAACATGAAGAGCAAGGACAACTACTTTGTCGGCTTCCCGGCGGCCTGGAACGTGGTGATTGTCTACCTCTACCTGTTGGACTTCGACCCCTGGCTAAGCCTCGCCACCATCGTGCTGTTGTCGGGCCTGACCCTGACCAAGATGAAGTTTCTCCACCCGTTTCGGGTCAAGCAGTTCATGCCACTGAATATCGGCGTGACCTTGGTGTGGATGTCGGCCTGTGCCTTGCTGATTGTGCAGTACCCACTCAACCAGACCTGGCTGCTGGCGGTCTGGGGACTGGCCTCGGTCTATTTCGTCGGTATCTGCCTGTGGCGTACGGCTCGTGAATGGTTCGCCTGA
- a CDS encoding polyphosphate kinase 2 family protein, whose amino-acid sequence MSRLPDSVLDDCLLDPAAPFAKDPARDFGLEKKTAQSALAELRAWLNDQQRRLQANGQDALLLVLQGPDCAGKDGVIRRVLNSIDPQGLRLHSFKQPDAGERRHDFLWRYRRRLPAPGLLGVFNRSYYEGLASDLFDGLIAAAELPARLQRVLALEAGLPAQRLHPLKCYLQISRDEQKARLLQRVQRPDKRWKLRASDLLAYRGYEVRQQHWSELLTASHSEQAPWYVLPAEHRWLRDWLLASLLAREFERLHLEWPDRPAPFTVDDLQGAD is encoded by the coding sequence ATGTCACGCCTGCCCGACAGTGTTCTCGACGATTGCCTGCTCGATCCGGCGGCACCCTTTGCCAAGGATCCGGCGCGCGATTTTGGCCTGGAGAAAAAGACCGCGCAATCGGCCCTGGCCGAACTGCGCGCCTGGCTCAACGATCAGCAGCGCCGGCTCCAGGCCAACGGCCAGGACGCCCTGCTGCTAGTGCTGCAAGGCCCGGACTGCGCCGGCAAAGACGGCGTCATCAGGCGCGTGCTCAACAGCATCGACCCGCAAGGCCTGCGCCTGCACAGTTTCAAGCAACCGGATGCCGGCGAGCGACGGCATGATTTCCTCTGGCGCTATCGGCGGCGGCTGCCCGCCCCCGGACTGCTCGGGGTGTTCAACCGCAGTTACTACGAAGGCCTGGCCAGCGACCTCTTCGACGGCCTGATCGCCGCCGCCGAGTTACCCGCCCGCCTGCAGCGCGTGCTGGCCCTGGAAGCGGGTCTGCCGGCGCAGCGCCTGCATCCGCTCAAGTGCTACCTGCAGATCTCCCGTGACGAGCAGAAAGCGCGCCTGCTGCAACGCGTGCAGCGCCCGGACAAGCGCTGGAAACTGCGCGCCAGTGATCTGCTGGCCTACCGTGGCTACGAGGTGCGCCAGCAACACTGGAGCGAACTGCTGACGGCCAGCCACAGCGAACAGGCCCCCTGGTATGTGCTGCCGGCCGAGCATCGCTGGCTGCGCGACTGGTTGCTGGCCAGCCTGCTGGCCCGCGAATTCGAACGCCTGCACCTCGAGTGGCCGGATCGCCCAGCGCCCTTCACGGTGGACGATCTGCAGGGCGCGGACTAG
- a CDS encoding GlxA family transcriptional regulator, which translates to MFTIALYVCPQTVCSSLSMACDAFALANRLADKPLFKLQRFSLDAQPVDLDFARIQVDGGLALAEQAELLMLPATGSAIDLSLGANAALLPWLAQRPSSQAIASLCSSAFLLGAAGLLDGRRATTHWALASQFRQRFPQVRLEIDELLCHDGNLHSSGGAHAGLDLCLYLITRHAGAWLAQQVANALVFDTQRGRQSRFAPLLPASSATDSPLAPLLHWMQQHHAEPIDLKRLAEQANCSPRTLLRRFKTSTGLTPNDYLQRLRISAAQNALRQPARSLEQVAEQVGFADRATFAKLFKQLCGEPPGAFRRRIRQAP; encoded by the coding sequence ATGTTCACCATCGCACTCTACGTCTGCCCGCAAACCGTCTGCTCCAGCCTGAGCATGGCCTGCGATGCTTTTGCCCTGGCCAACCGCCTGGCCGACAAGCCTCTGTTCAAGCTGCAGCGCTTCAGCCTGGATGCCCAGCCGGTTGACCTCGACTTCGCGCGTATCCAGGTCGACGGCGGCCTGGCGCTGGCCGAACAGGCCGAGTTGCTGATGCTGCCGGCCACCGGCAGCGCCATCGACCTGAGTCTTGGCGCCAATGCCGCCTTGCTGCCCTGGCTCGCGCAACGCCCGAGCAGCCAAGCAATCGCCAGCCTGTGCAGCAGCGCCTTCCTGCTCGGCGCCGCCGGCCTGCTTGATGGCCGTCGGGCCACCACCCATTGGGCATTGGCCAGCCAGTTCCGCCAGCGCTTCCCGCAGGTACGTTTGGAGATCGATGAACTGCTCTGCCACGACGGCAACCTGCACAGCTCAGGCGGCGCCCACGCCGGACTGGATTTGTGCCTGTACCTGATTACCCGGCATGCCGGGGCGTGGCTCGCGCAGCAAGTCGCCAACGCGCTGGTATTCGACACCCAACGCGGACGCCAGTCGAGGTTTGCCCCGCTGCTGCCGGCAAGCAGCGCCACTGACAGCCCTCTGGCCCCGCTGCTGCACTGGATGCAGCAGCATCACGCCGAGCCAATCGACCTCAAGCGCCTGGCCGAGCAGGCCAATTGCTCGCCGCGCACCTTGTTGCGCCGCTTCAAGACCAGTACCGGGCTGACACCCAACGACTACCTACAGCGCCTGCGCATCAGCGCCGCACAAAACGCCCTGCGCCAGCCCGCACGCTCGCTGGAGCAGGTTGCCGAACAGGTCGGTTTTGCCGATCGGGCGACCTTTGCCAAGCTGTTCAAGCAGCTCTGCGGCGAACCCCCGGGCGCATTCCGCCGGCGCATACGCCAGGCACCCTGA
- the yejK gene encoding nucleoid-associated protein YejK, whose product MPIRHCIVHLIDKKPDGTPAVLHARDSELGASQAIENMLADLNQSYNAKQGKAWGLFHAESGAYPFSGWLKHYLDAGQDFAAFSRQAVEHLQKLMEESNLSTGGHVLFAHYQQGMTDYLVIALLHHSDGVAVNDALDVTAAKHLDLSQLHLAARINISEWQNNAHSKQYISFIKGKNGKKVSEYFRDFIGCQEGVDGPGETRTLLKAFSDFVESEDLPEEAAREKTKTLVDYASSQAKIGEPMGLQELSGLIDEERPRAFYEHIRNKDYGLSPEIPADKRTLSQFQRFTGRAEGLSISFEAHLLGSKVEYDESQGTLILRNLPTQLTDQLKRRKD is encoded by the coding sequence ATGCCGATCCGCCACTGCATCGTCCACCTGATCGACAAGAAACCCGATGGCACTCCCGCCGTGCTGCACGCCCGCGACAGCGAACTGGGTGCCTCGCAGGCCATCGAGAACATGCTCGCCGACCTCAATCAGAGCTACAACGCCAAGCAGGGCAAGGCCTGGGGCTTGTTTCACGCCGAATCCGGCGCCTACCCGTTCAGTGGCTGGCTGAAGCATTACCTCGACGCTGGCCAGGACTTCGCCGCGTTCAGCCGCCAGGCGGTCGAGCACCTGCAGAAGCTGATGGAGGAGTCCAACCTGTCCACCGGCGGCCATGTGCTGTTCGCCCACTACCAGCAAGGCATGACCGACTACCTGGTGATCGCCCTGCTGCATCACAGCGACGGCGTAGCAGTCAACGATGCGCTGGACGTGACCGCTGCCAAGCACCTGGACCTCAGCCAGTTGCACCTGGCGGCGCGGATCAACATTTCCGAGTGGCAGAACAACGCCCATTCCAAGCAGTACATTTCCTTTATCAAGGGCAAGAACGGCAAGAAGGTGTCGGAGTACTTCCGCGACTTCATCGGCTGCCAGGAAGGTGTCGACGGGCCGGGCGAAACCCGCACCCTGCTGAAAGCCTTCAGCGACTTCGTCGAAAGCGAGGATCTGCCAGAAGAAGCGGCACGGGAAAAAACCAAGACCCTGGTCGACTACGCCAGCAGCCAGGCCAAGATCGGCGAGCCCATGGGCCTGCAGGAGCTCTCCGGGCTGATCGACGAAGAACGCCCGCGGGCGTTCTACGAGCATATCCGTAACAAGGACTACGGCCTGTCGCCGGAGATCCCGGCGGACAAGCGCACGCTCAGCCAGTTCCAGCGTTTCACCGGTCGCGCCGAAGGCCTGTCGATCAGCTTCGAAGCTCACCTGCTCGGCTCTAAAGTCGAATACGACGAGAGCCAGGGCACCCTGATCCTGCGCAACTTGCCAACCCAACTGACCGACCAGCTCAAGCGGCGCAAGGACTGA
- a CDS encoding GIY-YIG nuclease family protein — protein MTEAAGKTWFVYLVRAQNGALYCGISDNPQRRFAQHQSGKGARFFYSSPALALVYIEACAGKGDALRRERAIKRLGKPAKEVLVAAGSLIAVVDGALST, from the coding sequence ATGACTGAGGCCGCCGGCAAAACCTGGTTCGTCTATCTGGTGCGGGCGCAGAATGGCGCGTTGTATTGCGGTATCAGCGACAACCCGCAGCGGCGTTTCGCCCAGCACCAGAGTGGCAAAGGCGCGCGCTTCTTCTATTCCAGTCCGGCGCTGGCGTTGGTCTATATCGAAGCCTGCGCGGGCAAAGGCGATGCGTTGCGCCGGGAGCGGGCGATCAAACGCCTGGGCAAACCGGCCAAGGAAGTGCTGGTAGCCGCTGGCAGTCTTATCGCCGTGGTTGATGGCGCGCTATCAACCTGA
- a CDS encoding glutathione S-transferase family protein codes for MHELILHHYPTSPFAEKARLMLGFKQLSWRSVLIPAMMPKPDLIALTGSYRKTPVLQVGADIYCDTALIARRLEAEKATPPLFPEGQEFNVTSFAQWADSLVFQHAVSLVFQPESIAVRFGTLPPEFLKTFIADRTALFSGGNASRVPLEQAKHQWPVLMSRLQQQLEREQGDFLFGEPSLADFAMAHSLWFLRGTPVTAPLVDEYPAVAAWLGRVLGFGHGAHSEMSGEEAVAIAREATPAELPNEAFTDPNGFTLGQQVTIAAIDYGVDPVEGELLFSGSEELILRREDPRAGVVHVHFPRMGFRIEAR; via the coding sequence ATGCACGAGTTGATCCTGCACCATTACCCAACCTCGCCGTTTGCCGAAAAGGCGCGCCTGATGCTGGGCTTCAAGCAACTGTCCTGGCGCTCGGTGTTGATCCCGGCAATGATGCCAAAACCGGATCTGATCGCCTTGACGGGCAGTTATCGCAAGACCCCGGTGTTGCAGGTCGGTGCCGACATCTATTGCGATACCGCGCTTATCGCCCGGCGTCTGGAGGCGGAAAAAGCCACGCCGCCGTTGTTTCCCGAAGGCCAGGAATTCAATGTCACCAGCTTCGCCCAGTGGGCCGACTCGCTGGTGTTCCAGCATGCGGTGAGCCTAGTGTTCCAGCCTGAATCCATCGCTGTACGCTTCGGCACCCTGCCGCCGGAATTCCTCAAGACCTTTATCGCCGACCGTACCGCGCTGTTCAGTGGCGGCAATGCCAGCCGCGTGCCGCTAGAGCAGGCCAAGCATCAATGGCCGGTGCTGATGAGCCGTTTGCAGCAGCAACTCGAGCGCGAGCAGGGCGATTTTCTGTTTGGCGAGCCGTCGCTGGCCGACTTCGCCATGGCCCATTCGCTGTGGTTCCTGCGCGGCACCCCGGTGACTGCGCCGCTGGTTGACGAGTATCCGGCAGTGGCGGCCTGGCTTGGCCGGGTGTTGGGTTTCGGTCACGGTGCGCACAGCGAGATGAGCGGTGAAGAAGCCGTGGCGATCGCGCGCGAGGCCACCCCGGCAGAGCTCCCCAATGAGGCATTTACTGACCCGAATGGTTTCACGCTCGGCCAGCAGGTGACCATTGCGGCTATCGATTACGGCGTCGATCCGGTCGAGGGCGAGTTGTTGTTCAGCGGTAGCGAAGAGCTGATCCTGCGTCGCGAGGATCCGCGCGCCGGGGTTGTGCATGTGCACTTCCCGCGCATGGGCTTCCGGATCGAGGCGCGCTGA
- a CDS encoding Lrp/AsnC family transcriptional regulator, whose product MDKFDQQILALLRADARVPVSQIAREVNLSRSAVSERIRQLEQGGIISGYHAQVVAPGDAGIKAYLELFYQGGRCEHYVERMRVFPEVRRCSGISGETDMLVYIEAPSMQRFSEIRGEIENFPGMQKVKTHMVVKDWIL is encoded by the coding sequence GTGGACAAGTTCGATCAGCAGATTCTCGCCCTGTTGCGCGCCGATGCGCGTGTGCCGGTGAGCCAGATTGCCCGTGAAGTCAACCTGTCGCGCTCCGCGGTGAGCGAGCGCATTCGCCAGCTGGAGCAAGGCGGCATCATCAGTGGCTATCACGCCCAGGTTGTCGCGCCGGGCGATGCCGGCATCAAGGCCTACCTGGAGTTGTTCTACCAGGGCGGGCGCTGCGAGCACTATGTCGAGCGCATGCGGGTATTTCCCGAGGTGCGCCGTTGCAGCGGCATCAGCGGCGAGACTGACATGCTGGTGTATATCGAGGCGCCGTCCATGCAGCGTTTCAGCGAGATCCGCGGCGAGATCGAAAACTTCCCCGGCATGCAAAAGGTCAAGACCCATATGGTGGTCAAGGATTGGATCCTGTGA
- a CDS encoding TAXI family TRAP transporter solute-binding subunit, whose amino-acid sequence MHRVLKDLKIMLLANLWIVPVVAALVGAVFYFVAPPPPMHASMATGAEGGNYRLFAEKLKTQLAREGFELTLVPSAGSRNNLERLLADSPAVQIALVQSGLERQLEAADRARLQSLGAVYQEPLWLFYRKDIALERIADLLPLRLALGNVGSGTHAASEAVLAANAIDPQQYPATWQSLGANKAAAALNSGELDAAFFVGPAENTRVQLLAANPALRLANFRRAAAYEARLPFFKRVIIEEGLLNLALNSPPQTTVTLSPVATLVTNQNFHPGLVALFLEASREVMKDGSLLDQAGAFPSAVPRTFELSSDAEHYYKSGLPLLQRYLPFRIASLADRYIILLIPLIVVLVPLLKAVGPLYRWRIRARIYRWYKHLREIDRQLDAGTLPERLGSEIERLEQLQDELAKVEVPLSYSNELYELHVHLRYVIERLQTLQQRRATEAETLG is encoded by the coding sequence ATGCATCGCGTACTCAAAGACCTGAAGATCATGTTGCTGGCCAATCTGTGGATAGTCCCAGTGGTCGCGGCGCTGGTCGGCGCGGTGTTCTATTTCGTTGCCCCGCCGCCGCCGATGCACGCCAGCATGGCCACCGGCGCGGAGGGTGGCAATTACCGGTTATTTGCCGAGAAGCTCAAGACGCAACTGGCCAGGGAAGGCTTCGAGCTGACCCTGGTACCCAGCGCCGGTTCGCGGAACAACCTCGAGCGACTGTTAGCCGATTCACCCGCAGTGCAGATCGCCCTGGTGCAGAGCGGCCTGGAACGCCAGCTCGAGGCCGCCGACCGCGCCCGCCTGCAAAGCCTGGGCGCGGTGTATCAGGAACCGCTGTGGTTGTTCTACCGCAAGGACATTGCGCTCGAGCGCATCGCCGATCTACTGCCGCTGCGCCTGGCCCTGGGCAACGTCGGTAGCGGTACCCATGCGGCCAGCGAAGCAGTCCTCGCCGCCAATGCCATCGACCCGCAGCAGTACCCCGCCACCTGGCAGAGCCTGGGCGCTAACAAGGCCGCCGCCGCCCTAAATTCCGGCGAGCTGGACGCCGCCTTTTTCGTCGGTCCGGCGGAGAACACCCGAGTGCAGCTGCTGGCGGCCAATCCGGCGTTACGCCTGGCCAACTTCCGCCGCGCCGCCGCCTATGAAGCCCGCCTGCCGTTCTTCAAGCGCGTGATTATCGAGGAGGGTCTGCTCAACCTGGCGCTGAACAGTCCACCGCAGACCACCGTCACCCTGTCCCCGGTGGCCACTCTGGTGACCAACCAAAACTTCCACCCGGGTCTGGTGGCACTGTTCCTCGAAGCCAGCCGCGAGGTGATGAAGGACGGCAGCCTGCTGGATCAGGCCGGCGCCTTTCCCAGCGCCGTGCCACGCACCTTCGAGCTGTCCAGCGACGCCGAGCACTACTACAAGAGCGGTCTACCGCTGCTGCAGCGCTACCTGCCGTTTCGCATCGCGTCCCTGGCCGACCGCTACATCATCCTGCTGATCCCGCTGATCGTGGTGCTGGTACCGCTGCTCAAGGCGGTCGGCCCGTTGTATCGCTGGCGCATCCGCGCACGCATCTACCGCTGGTACAAACACCTGCGTGAGATTGACCGGCAACTGGACGCCGGCACCCTGCCGGAACGCCTGGGCAGCGAGATCGAACGCCTGGAACAGCTGCAGGACGAACTGGCCAAGGTCGAGGTACCGCTGTCTTACTCCAACGAACTGTACGAGCTGCATGTGCACCTGCGCTACGTGATCGAACGATTGCAGACCTTGCAGCAGCGGCGGGCGACCGAGGCCGAGACACTCGGGTAA